One segment of Nomia melanderi isolate GNS246 chromosome 10, iyNomMela1, whole genome shotgun sequence DNA contains the following:
- the Cpsf6 gene encoding cleavage and polyadenylation specificity factor subunit 6 isoform X2, with protein MADGDIDLYADDLEQDFAQDEFAGDGVDLYDDVIAAPAGGNGGVSTGNSGDGGGDSTSPKEETNGSAPYHQLGNNIQPNQIGRRHQLYVGNLTWWTSDQDITDAVQSIGVSDFVEVKFFENRANGQSKGFCVISLGSEQSMRICMERLPKKELHGQNPVVTFPTKQALNQFESQCKTRPAPAPQQSQSQRPHNPHQHQPPMPPHQQHPQHPQHPQHSQQNHGPRMMMGPPQGVRPQRMPPPGMGPPGPGGPGQQGPPRIHGPPMGPGPGPHHPLPGHPNQGPPPPPGYQQGPWNGPRPNGPPGPPRGPSGPGAPPQQGPPGPGPGQHRPPGMSCTRDLSETSYHMPQQFHGGPPGPPGQGPPRGPPGHPGGPPGDPRGAQPRPEWNRPPGMHHGPQGPPGFPQHQHMQGPQPGQGPPQRGPPPGSMGGPGGPPPGHGGPPQGPPQGPPGGPAPHVNPAFFPQGPPHQHPGQHPPGPPGPPHGPPHGPPHGPPHGPPHGPPHGQPHGPPHVPPHGYGPPATQPPYGAPGPDHRPEGPPPLTEQEFEEIMSRNRTVSSSAIARAVSDAAAGEYASAIETLVTAISLIKQSKVAADDRCKILISSLQDTLRGVETKSYGSARRERSRSRDRERSHRRRRERSRSRDREYRERSRDRDRERDRERDRERERDRDRDRERYYSEPYPRERSRSRERERERERDREYRERSREESTTRQSARPRVKEEPPETAPVSSSKASRYYDDRYRERERDRDRERESSRRPSEREREPERERERERERDRRDERGDSSHRSRH; from the exons ATGGCGGACGGTGACATTGATTTGTACGCCGACGATCTCGAGCAAGATTTCGCGCAG gATGAGTTTGCTGGTGATGGCGTTGATTTATATGATGACGTGATAGCAGCTCCCGCTGGTGGTAATGGTGGCGTTTCTACAGGCAATAGCGGAGATGGTGGAGGTGACAGTACATCACCAAAGGAAGAAACAAATGGCAGTGCCCCGTATCATCAACTCGGGAATAACATTCAACCAAACCAAATTGGAAGACGTCACCAATTATATGTTGGAAATTTAACTTGG TGGACAAGTGATCAAGATATAACTGATGCAGTACAAAGTATTGGAGTATCTGACTTTGTGGAAGTAAAATTCTTCGAAAATCGAGCAAACGGACAATCCAAAGGCTTCTGCGTGATTTCTCTGGGTTCAGAACAAAGTATGAGAATATGCATGGAAAGATTACCCAAGAAAGAATTACATGGACAAAATCCAGTAGTAACATTTCCTACCAAACAAGCCTTGAATCAA TTCGAGTCTCAGTGCAAGACACGTCCGGCTCCGGCTCCTCAGCAAAGTCAAAGTCAGCGTCCCCATAATCCGCATCAACATCAACCACCAATGCCGCCTCATCAACAGCATCCACAGCATCCCCAACACCCTCAACATTCACAACAAAATCATGGTCCTAGGATGATGATGGGTCCTCCGCAGGGTGTGAGACCACAGAGAATGCCACCACCAGGTATGGGTCCGCCAGGTCCAGGTGGACCTGGCCAACAAGGCCCACCACGTATACATGGTCCACCCATGGGACCTGGACCTGGACCGCATCATCCTTTACCTGGACATCCGAACCAGGGTCCACCACCTCCTCCTGGATATCAACAGGGACCTTGGAACGGTCCAAGACCAAATGGTCCACCTGGACCGCCTAGAGGTCCAAGCGGACCCGGTGCTCCGCCACAACAAGGACCACCCGGACCAGGTCCTGGCCAACATCGACCACCCGGAATG AGTTGCACTAGAGACCTTTCAGAAACCAGTTACCATATGCCACAG CAGTTTCATGGTGGTCCACCTGGTCCACCCGGTCAGGGGCCTCCACGTGGTCCACCTGGTCATCCTGGTGGACCTCCGGGTGATCCGAGAGGTGCCCAACCACGTCCAGAATGGAATAGACCACCAG GAATGCATCACGGGCCTCAGGGACCACCAGGTTTCCCTCAACATCAACATATGCAAGGCCCGCAACCTGGTCAAGGCCCACCACAGAGAGGACCTCCTCCAGGTTCTATGGGTG GTCCAGGAGGACCCCCGCCCGGACACGGAGGACCGCCTCAAGGACCACCGCAAGGACCTCCGGGAGGACCAGCGCCGCACGTTAATCCAGCATTCTTCCCGCAAGGACCGCCTCATCAACATCCGGGACAACATCCACCAGGTCCTCCAGGTCCACCTCATGGACCACCACACGGTCCACCTCATGGTCCTCCCCATGGTCCTCCTCACGGACCTCCTCATGGTCAGCCTCATGGGCCTCCTCATGTGCCACCGCACGGTTATGGACCACCTGCGACacaa CCACCCTACGGTGCACCGGGACCCGATCATCGCCCAGAAGGACCTCCTCCACTCACAGAACAAGAATTCGAAGAGATTATGAGTCGAAATAGAACAGTTTCTTCCTCTGCCATTGCTCGAGCAGTGTCAGACGCTGCGGCAGGAGAATACGCGAGCGCCATAGAAACCTTGGTTACAGCCATTTCCTTGATAAAGCAATCCAAGGTCGCTGCAGACGACAGATGCAAAATTCTGATCAGTTCTCTACAAGATACTTTACGCGGTGTTGAAACCAAGAGCTACGGCTCCGCGCGAAGAG AACGATCACGTTCGCGCGATAGAGAACGCAGTCACAGGAGGAGGCGCGAACGATCAAGAAGCCGTGACAGAGAGTACAGAGAGAGAAGCAGGGATAGGGACAGAGAGCGCGACAGAGAACGCGATCGTGAGAGGGAAAGAGATCGTGATCGTGACAGGGAACGTTATTACAGTGAACCATATCCACGGGAGAGATCACGAAGCAGGGAGAGGGAACGTGAACGTGAAAGAGATCGCGAGTATAGAGAGCGAAGCAGAGAAGAAAG TACGACACGTCAGTCAGCCAGGCCAAGAGTAAAAGAAGAACCGCCAGAGACGGCTCCCGTCTCGTCTTCCAAGGCGTCTAG GTATTATGACGATCGCTACAGAGAACGTGAACGAGACAGAGATCGAGAACGAGAATCAAGCCGCAGACCATCGGAGAGAGAACGAGAACCGGAGCGTGAACGGGAACGTGAACGAGAAAGAGATCGCCGCGACGAACGTGGAGACTCCTCGCATCGCTCGAGACATTAA
- the Cpsf6 gene encoding cleavage and polyadenylation specificity factor subunit 6 isoform X10 — protein MADGDIDLYADDLEQDFAQDEFAGDGVDLYDDVIAAPAGGNGGVSTGNSGDGGGDSTSPKEETNGSAPYHQLGNNIQPNQIGRRHQLYVGNLTWWTSDQDITDAVQSIGVSDFVEVKFFENRANGQSKGFCVISLGSEQSMRICMERLPKKELHGQNPVVTFPTKQALNQFESQCKTRPAPAPQQSQSQRPHNPHQHQPPMPPHQQHPQHPQHPQHSQQNHGPRMMMGPPQGVRPQRMPPPGMGPPGPGGPGQQGPPRIHGPPMGPGPGPHHPLPGHPNQGPPPPPGYQQGPWNGPRPNGPPGPPRGPSGPGAPPQQGPPGPGPGQHRPPGMSCTRDLSETSYHMPQQFHGGPPGPPGQGPPRGPPGHPGGPPGDPRGAQPRPEWNRPPGMLPGPGGPPPGHGGPPQGPPQGPPGGPAPHVNPAFFPQGPPHQHPGQHPPGPPGPPHGPPHGPPHGPPHGPPHGPPHGQPHGPPHVPPHGYGPPATQPPYGAPGPDHRPEGPPPLTEQEFEEIMSRNRTVSSSAIARAVSDAAAGEYASAIETLVTAISLIKQSKVAADDRCKILISSLQDTLRGVETKSYGSARRERSRSRDRERSHRRRRERSRSRDREYRERSRDRDRERDRERDRERERDRDRDRERYYSEPYPRERSRSRERERERERDREYRERSREESTTRQSARPRVKEEPPETAPVSSSKASRYYDDRYRERERDRDRERESSRRPSEREREPERERERERERDRRDERGDSSHRSRH, from the exons ATGGCGGACGGTGACATTGATTTGTACGCCGACGATCTCGAGCAAGATTTCGCGCAG gATGAGTTTGCTGGTGATGGCGTTGATTTATATGATGACGTGATAGCAGCTCCCGCTGGTGGTAATGGTGGCGTTTCTACAGGCAATAGCGGAGATGGTGGAGGTGACAGTACATCACCAAAGGAAGAAACAAATGGCAGTGCCCCGTATCATCAACTCGGGAATAACATTCAACCAAACCAAATTGGAAGACGTCACCAATTATATGTTGGAAATTTAACTTGG TGGACAAGTGATCAAGATATAACTGATGCAGTACAAAGTATTGGAGTATCTGACTTTGTGGAAGTAAAATTCTTCGAAAATCGAGCAAACGGACAATCCAAAGGCTTCTGCGTGATTTCTCTGGGTTCAGAACAAAGTATGAGAATATGCATGGAAAGATTACCCAAGAAAGAATTACATGGACAAAATCCAGTAGTAACATTTCCTACCAAACAAGCCTTGAATCAA TTCGAGTCTCAGTGCAAGACACGTCCGGCTCCGGCTCCTCAGCAAAGTCAAAGTCAGCGTCCCCATAATCCGCATCAACATCAACCACCAATGCCGCCTCATCAACAGCATCCACAGCATCCCCAACACCCTCAACATTCACAACAAAATCATGGTCCTAGGATGATGATGGGTCCTCCGCAGGGTGTGAGACCACAGAGAATGCCACCACCAGGTATGGGTCCGCCAGGTCCAGGTGGACCTGGCCAACAAGGCCCACCACGTATACATGGTCCACCCATGGGACCTGGACCTGGACCGCATCATCCTTTACCTGGACATCCGAACCAGGGTCCACCACCTCCTCCTGGATATCAACAGGGACCTTGGAACGGTCCAAGACCAAATGGTCCACCTGGACCGCCTAGAGGTCCAAGCGGACCCGGTGCTCCGCCACAACAAGGACCACCCGGACCAGGTCCTGGCCAACATCGACCACCCGGAATG AGTTGCACTAGAGACCTTTCAGAAACCAGTTACCATATGCCACAG CAGTTTCATGGTGGTCCACCTGGTCCACCCGGTCAGGGGCCTCCACGTGGTCCACCTGGTCATCCTGGTGGACCTCCGGGTGATCCGAGAGGTGCCCAACCACGTCCAGAATGGAATAGACCACCAG GAATGTTGCCAGGTCCAGGAGGACCCCCGCCCGGACACGGAGGACCGCCTCAAGGACCACCGCAAGGACCTCCGGGAGGACCAGCGCCGCACGTTAATCCAGCATTCTTCCCGCAAGGACCGCCTCATCAACATCCGGGACAACATCCACCAGGTCCTCCAGGTCCACCTCATGGACCACCACACGGTCCACCTCATGGTCCTCCCCATGGTCCTCCTCACGGACCTCCTCATGGTCAGCCTCATGGGCCTCCTCATGTGCCACCGCACGGTTATGGACCACCTGCGACacaa CCACCCTACGGTGCACCGGGACCCGATCATCGCCCAGAAGGACCTCCTCCACTCACAGAACAAGAATTCGAAGAGATTATGAGTCGAAATAGAACAGTTTCTTCCTCTGCCATTGCTCGAGCAGTGTCAGACGCTGCGGCAGGAGAATACGCGAGCGCCATAGAAACCTTGGTTACAGCCATTTCCTTGATAAAGCAATCCAAGGTCGCTGCAGACGACAGATGCAAAATTCTGATCAGTTCTCTACAAGATACTTTACGCGGTGTTGAAACCAAGAGCTACGGCTCCGCGCGAAGAG AACGATCACGTTCGCGCGATAGAGAACGCAGTCACAGGAGGAGGCGCGAACGATCAAGAAGCCGTGACAGAGAGTACAGAGAGAGAAGCAGGGATAGGGACAGAGAGCGCGACAGAGAACGCGATCGTGAGAGGGAAAGAGATCGTGATCGTGACAGGGAACGTTATTACAGTGAACCATATCCACGGGAGAGATCACGAAGCAGGGAGAGGGAACGTGAACGTGAAAGAGATCGCGAGTATAGAGAGCGAAGCAGAGAAGAAAG TACGACACGTCAGTCAGCCAGGCCAAGAGTAAAAGAAGAACCGCCAGAGACGGCTCCCGTCTCGTCTTCCAAGGCGTCTAG GTATTATGACGATCGCTACAGAGAACGTGAACGAGACAGAGATCGAGAACGAGAATCAAGCCGCAGACCATCGGAGAGAGAACGAGAACCGGAGCGTGAACGGGAACGTGAACGAGAAAGAGATCGCCGCGACGAACGTGGAGACTCCTCGCATCGCTCGAGACATTAA
- the Cpsf6 gene encoding cleavage and polyadenylation specificity factor subunit 6 isoform X4 translates to MVLADEFAGDGVDLYDDVIAAPAGGNGGVSTGNSGDGGGDSTSPKEETNGSAPYHQLGNNIQPNQIGRRHQLYVGNLTWWTSDQDITDAVQSIGVSDFVEVKFFENRANGQSKGFCVISLGSEQSMRICMERLPKKELHGQNPVVTFPTKQALNQFESQCKTRPAPAPQQSQSQRPHNPHQHQPPMPPHQQHPQHPQHPQHSQQNHGPRMMMGPPQGVRPQRMPPPGMGPPGPGGPGQQGPPRIHGPPMGPGPGPHHPLPGHPNQGPPPPPGYQQGPWNGPRPNGPPGPPRGPSGPGAPPQQGPPGPGPGQHRPPGMSCTRDLSETSYHMPQQFHGGPPGPPGQGPPRGPPGHPGGPPGDPRGAQPRPEWNRPPGMHHGPQGPPGFPQHQHMQGPQPGQGPPQRGPPPGSMGGMLPGPGGPPPGHGGPPQGPPQGPPGGPAPHVNPAFFPQGPPHQHPGQHPPGPPGPPHGPPHGPPHGPPHGPPHGPPHGQPHGPPHVPPHGYGPPATQPPYGAPGPDHRPEGPPPLTEQEFEEIMSRNRTVSSSAIARAVSDAAAGEYASAIETLVTAISLIKQSKVAADDRCKILISSLQDTLRGVETKSYGSARRERSRSRDRERSHRRRRERSRSRDREYRERSRDRDRERDRERDRERERDRDRDRERYYSEPYPRERSRSRERERERERDREYRERSREESTTRQSARPRVKEEPPETAPVSSSKASRYYDDRYRERERDRDRERESSRRPSEREREPERERERERERDRRDERGDSSHRSRH, encoded by the exons ATGGTGTTAGCG gATGAGTTTGCTGGTGATGGCGTTGATTTATATGATGACGTGATAGCAGCTCCCGCTGGTGGTAATGGTGGCGTTTCTACAGGCAATAGCGGAGATGGTGGAGGTGACAGTACATCACCAAAGGAAGAAACAAATGGCAGTGCCCCGTATCATCAACTCGGGAATAACATTCAACCAAACCAAATTGGAAGACGTCACCAATTATATGTTGGAAATTTAACTTGG TGGACAAGTGATCAAGATATAACTGATGCAGTACAAAGTATTGGAGTATCTGACTTTGTGGAAGTAAAATTCTTCGAAAATCGAGCAAACGGACAATCCAAAGGCTTCTGCGTGATTTCTCTGGGTTCAGAACAAAGTATGAGAATATGCATGGAAAGATTACCCAAGAAAGAATTACATGGACAAAATCCAGTAGTAACATTTCCTACCAAACAAGCCTTGAATCAA TTCGAGTCTCAGTGCAAGACACGTCCGGCTCCGGCTCCTCAGCAAAGTCAAAGTCAGCGTCCCCATAATCCGCATCAACATCAACCACCAATGCCGCCTCATCAACAGCATCCACAGCATCCCCAACACCCTCAACATTCACAACAAAATCATGGTCCTAGGATGATGATGGGTCCTCCGCAGGGTGTGAGACCACAGAGAATGCCACCACCAGGTATGGGTCCGCCAGGTCCAGGTGGACCTGGCCAACAAGGCCCACCACGTATACATGGTCCACCCATGGGACCTGGACCTGGACCGCATCATCCTTTACCTGGACATCCGAACCAGGGTCCACCACCTCCTCCTGGATATCAACAGGGACCTTGGAACGGTCCAAGACCAAATGGTCCACCTGGACCGCCTAGAGGTCCAAGCGGACCCGGTGCTCCGCCACAACAAGGACCACCCGGACCAGGTCCTGGCCAACATCGACCACCCGGAATG AGTTGCACTAGAGACCTTTCAGAAACCAGTTACCATATGCCACAG CAGTTTCATGGTGGTCCACCTGGTCCACCCGGTCAGGGGCCTCCACGTGGTCCACCTGGTCATCCTGGTGGACCTCCGGGTGATCCGAGAGGTGCCCAACCACGTCCAGAATGGAATAGACCACCAG GAATGCATCACGGGCCTCAGGGACCACCAGGTTTCCCTCAACATCAACATATGCAAGGCCCGCAACCTGGTCAAGGCCCACCACAGAGAGGACCTCCTCCAGGTTCTATGGGTG GAATGTTGCCAGGTCCAGGAGGACCCCCGCCCGGACACGGAGGACCGCCTCAAGGACCACCGCAAGGACCTCCGGGAGGACCAGCGCCGCACGTTAATCCAGCATTCTTCCCGCAAGGACCGCCTCATCAACATCCGGGACAACATCCACCAGGTCCTCCAGGTCCACCTCATGGACCACCACACGGTCCACCTCATGGTCCTCCCCATGGTCCTCCTCACGGACCTCCTCATGGTCAGCCTCATGGGCCTCCTCATGTGCCACCGCACGGTTATGGACCACCTGCGACacaa CCACCCTACGGTGCACCGGGACCCGATCATCGCCCAGAAGGACCTCCTCCACTCACAGAACAAGAATTCGAAGAGATTATGAGTCGAAATAGAACAGTTTCTTCCTCTGCCATTGCTCGAGCAGTGTCAGACGCTGCGGCAGGAGAATACGCGAGCGCCATAGAAACCTTGGTTACAGCCATTTCCTTGATAAAGCAATCCAAGGTCGCTGCAGACGACAGATGCAAAATTCTGATCAGTTCTCTACAAGATACTTTACGCGGTGTTGAAACCAAGAGCTACGGCTCCGCGCGAAGAG AACGATCACGTTCGCGCGATAGAGAACGCAGTCACAGGAGGAGGCGCGAACGATCAAGAAGCCGTGACAGAGAGTACAGAGAGAGAAGCAGGGATAGGGACAGAGAGCGCGACAGAGAACGCGATCGTGAGAGGGAAAGAGATCGTGATCGTGACAGGGAACGTTATTACAGTGAACCATATCCACGGGAGAGATCACGAAGCAGGGAGAGGGAACGTGAACGTGAAAGAGATCGCGAGTATAGAGAGCGAAGCAGAGAAGAAAG TACGACACGTCAGTCAGCCAGGCCAAGAGTAAAAGAAGAACCGCCAGAGACGGCTCCCGTCTCGTCTTCCAAGGCGTCTAG GTATTATGACGATCGCTACAGAGAACGTGAACGAGACAGAGATCGAGAACGAGAATCAAGCCGCAGACCATCGGAGAGAGAACGAGAACCGGAGCGTGAACGGGAACGTGAACGAGAAAGAGATCGCCGCGACGAACGTGGAGACTCCTCGCATCGCTCGAGACATTAA
- the Cpsf6 gene encoding cleavage and polyadenylation specificity factor subunit 6 isoform X3, whose translation MADGDIDLYADDLEQDFAQDEFAGDGVDLYDDVIAAPAGGNGGVSTGNSGDGGGDSTSPKEETNGSAPYHQLGNNIQPNQIGRRHQLYVGNLTWWTSDQDITDAVQSIGVSDFVEVKFFENRANGQSKGFCVISLGSEQSMRICMERLPKKELHGQNPVVTFPTKQALNQFESQCKTRPAPAPQQSQSQRPHNPHQHQPPMPPHQQHPQHPQHPQHSQQNHGPRMMMGPPQGVRPQRMPPPGMGPPGPGGPGQQGPPRIHGPPMGPGPGPHHPLPGHPNQGPPPPPGYQQGPWNGPRPNGPPGPPRGPSGPGAPPQQGPPGPGPGQHRPPGMQFHGGPPGPPGQGPPRGPPGHPGGPPGDPRGAQPRPEWNRPPGMHHGPQGPPGFPQHQHMQGPQPGQGPPQRGPPPGSMGGMLPGPGGPPPGHGGPPQGPPQGPPGGPAPHVNPAFFPQGPPHQHPGQHPPGPPGPPHGPPHGPPHGPPHGPPHGPPHGQPHGPPHVPPHGYGPPATQPPYGAPGPDHRPEGPPPLTEQEFEEIMSRNRTVSSSAIARAVSDAAAGEYASAIETLVTAISLIKQSKVAADDRCKILISSLQDTLRGVETKSYGSARRERSRSRDRERSHRRRRERSRSRDREYRERSRDRDRERDRERDRERERDRDRDRERYYSEPYPRERSRSRERERERERDREYRERSREESTTRQSARPRVKEEPPETAPVSSSKASRYYDDRYRERERDRDRERESSRRPSEREREPERERERERERDRRDERGDSSHRSRH comes from the exons ATGGCGGACGGTGACATTGATTTGTACGCCGACGATCTCGAGCAAGATTTCGCGCAG gATGAGTTTGCTGGTGATGGCGTTGATTTATATGATGACGTGATAGCAGCTCCCGCTGGTGGTAATGGTGGCGTTTCTACAGGCAATAGCGGAGATGGTGGAGGTGACAGTACATCACCAAAGGAAGAAACAAATGGCAGTGCCCCGTATCATCAACTCGGGAATAACATTCAACCAAACCAAATTGGAAGACGTCACCAATTATATGTTGGAAATTTAACTTGG TGGACAAGTGATCAAGATATAACTGATGCAGTACAAAGTATTGGAGTATCTGACTTTGTGGAAGTAAAATTCTTCGAAAATCGAGCAAACGGACAATCCAAAGGCTTCTGCGTGATTTCTCTGGGTTCAGAACAAAGTATGAGAATATGCATGGAAAGATTACCCAAGAAAGAATTACATGGACAAAATCCAGTAGTAACATTTCCTACCAAACAAGCCTTGAATCAA TTCGAGTCTCAGTGCAAGACACGTCCGGCTCCGGCTCCTCAGCAAAGTCAAAGTCAGCGTCCCCATAATCCGCATCAACATCAACCACCAATGCCGCCTCATCAACAGCATCCACAGCATCCCCAACACCCTCAACATTCACAACAAAATCATGGTCCTAGGATGATGATGGGTCCTCCGCAGGGTGTGAGACCACAGAGAATGCCACCACCAGGTATGGGTCCGCCAGGTCCAGGTGGACCTGGCCAACAAGGCCCACCACGTATACATGGTCCACCCATGGGACCTGGACCTGGACCGCATCATCCTTTACCTGGACATCCGAACCAGGGTCCACCACCTCCTCCTGGATATCAACAGGGACCTTGGAACGGTCCAAGACCAAATGGTCCACCTGGACCGCCTAGAGGTCCAAGCGGACCCGGTGCTCCGCCACAACAAGGACCACCCGGACCAGGTCCTGGCCAACATCGACCACCCGGAATG CAGTTTCATGGTGGTCCACCTGGTCCACCCGGTCAGGGGCCTCCACGTGGTCCACCTGGTCATCCTGGTGGACCTCCGGGTGATCCGAGAGGTGCCCAACCACGTCCAGAATGGAATAGACCACCAG GAATGCATCACGGGCCTCAGGGACCACCAGGTTTCCCTCAACATCAACATATGCAAGGCCCGCAACCTGGTCAAGGCCCACCACAGAGAGGACCTCCTCCAGGTTCTATGGGTG GAATGTTGCCAGGTCCAGGAGGACCCCCGCCCGGACACGGAGGACCGCCTCAAGGACCACCGCAAGGACCTCCGGGAGGACCAGCGCCGCACGTTAATCCAGCATTCTTCCCGCAAGGACCGCCTCATCAACATCCGGGACAACATCCACCAGGTCCTCCAGGTCCACCTCATGGACCACCACACGGTCCACCTCATGGTCCTCCCCATGGTCCTCCTCACGGACCTCCTCATGGTCAGCCTCATGGGCCTCCTCATGTGCCACCGCACGGTTATGGACCACCTGCGACacaa CCACCCTACGGTGCACCGGGACCCGATCATCGCCCAGAAGGACCTCCTCCACTCACAGAACAAGAATTCGAAGAGATTATGAGTCGAAATAGAACAGTTTCTTCCTCTGCCATTGCTCGAGCAGTGTCAGACGCTGCGGCAGGAGAATACGCGAGCGCCATAGAAACCTTGGTTACAGCCATTTCCTTGATAAAGCAATCCAAGGTCGCTGCAGACGACAGATGCAAAATTCTGATCAGTTCTCTACAAGATACTTTACGCGGTGTTGAAACCAAGAGCTACGGCTCCGCGCGAAGAG AACGATCACGTTCGCGCGATAGAGAACGCAGTCACAGGAGGAGGCGCGAACGATCAAGAAGCCGTGACAGAGAGTACAGAGAGAGAAGCAGGGATAGGGACAGAGAGCGCGACAGAGAACGCGATCGTGAGAGGGAAAGAGATCGTGATCGTGACAGGGAACGTTATTACAGTGAACCATATCCACGGGAGAGATCACGAAGCAGGGAGAGGGAACGTGAACGTGAAAGAGATCGCGAGTATAGAGAGCGAAGCAGAGAAGAAAG TACGACACGTCAGTCAGCCAGGCCAAGAGTAAAAGAAGAACCGCCAGAGACGGCTCCCGTCTCGTCTTCCAAGGCGTCTAG GTATTATGACGATCGCTACAGAGAACGTGAACGAGACAGAGATCGAGAACGAGAATCAAGCCGCAGACCATCGGAGAGAGAACGAGAACCGGAGCGTGAACGGGAACGTGAACGAGAAAGAGATCGCCGCGACGAACGTGGAGACTCCTCGCATCGCTCGAGACATTAA